The nucleotide sequence gtcaaccatacaattcttatattgttagttcagagaatttagtattggatcaactaattgtcccgaaattaaagttttctttattctcatcacttgtctggttgatattgcactgatattgtaatgagaaattctgtcttggtcactcatgggagttaaggggttaagtaAGCAGAAATGGTGATACTTTAATTCTAATAATGATTATTCATATGGGTTGTTTGCATTCAGATCATGAGTAAAAAGGGTCAAAAAGGATCTTATTTCAAAGGACCTTGATAATAAAAGGGTGCCTACACATTTGTCATTTTGTTAACTGAGAAGGCTCAAGGCAGAAATAGCTTAGCTTTTTTGGGCAGTATTATAAAGGTGCCCTTTGTCCAGAAAGTAGGCAAGTTTGGCTCTTTATGAAAACTCATGAGAAGAAAGTTCTTCATTGTGATTGACTAATTCTGTagagtttcagttttatttgagAAACAAGGTTTTTCATTGCACCTGCATTAGAATGGCACAATTTCCATCAAATGCCTCCATACTACAAATAGTTTGCTGAAATCTGTTTCCAGAAACTCAGTGGTTCAGGTGGTGAGGGTATAGCTACAATTACACGTTGCCTTGCTAAATAATGTTTAAGTCCTAGGTGAACTTgatttttagtattttattgcattttgtGTGAAAAAACATGCCTATTACAAACAatggaatgaaaaatatcaaataaaactttCTTGTTATAAGTTAGTTGTGTAAATTATTTCAGTCACTCCAGACATTGCCATTAGATACTGTTTTTTACTAGAGGAACAGCTAGTCACCaacattttaactgttttcaAGTACAGGTAAATCAGCTTATGCCTCAGTGTAGCTTGAAGAGCCTGTTTGTGAGATGCATGTCATCTACATAtctgtaagaaaaaataataatgttactTCCAACTACACTGCAAGCCATTTTCCCCCTCAAGTCCTCTAAGGGCTGTGGAACAGTTCACACAAAGACTTGGTTCTGATTCCAGAGTCTTTATGAGCTGAACCAGGTGCACATTACTGGCTGATTTTATTACCTTGAAGAAGTATGGAGAAGGTACTTTTAAGGATCTTATCAGAATCAGTTGAGAAGGAACACTTCAGTTTGGAGCAGTTTAGCTGTTCTTCCTGCTAGTATGGACTAGGATCAACAATACCATGTGCCAAACAAAGGGTGTGTGTTACAACATATTGAAGCTATTTTCTGTGAACAGgcacattttcttttctttatttgggACAGTCCAAATTCCAATTAAGTGCAGCTCACGAAAAGTGTGATGTTTGTACAAAGCCTGAAAATAACTTGCCCtcatgacaaaatttaaaacgtGCTTCAAAGTTGTGAACCACCAGAAAGCCACAACACATGCAACTGTTGTTTTCAGTTGATGCTTTTGTGTTACCTCTTACTCATCCCTTTCCACTATCTGCCCACTCAAGAACTTATCATTCGAAACagtaaaattgactttttttggTCCGGACTTAGGACCCCGTCTCATCCCCTAAGAGGTGCAAGTCCCAATCCCTCTTGTCTGTGGTTGTCTGTCAAGCTAAGGAATTACCAAGCTATCAAATTTATAATTAAGCATTTAAAATCGATCCACAGCTCTATCCGTCCAGCTTGAAGTAGTATATTTCAGTAAGAGGGGTAAAGAAACAAGGCATTATGAACTAGGGAACTTTTTAAGTAAGGACTTGCTCAAAACTGGGCGATAAATGAAAGGCTTGTGCATGCAAGCGCACCACGGCCTTGTTAATATGCACCGCTGTTTCGACGAATGCTTACAGCTTTTGTTAAACTTCGGAATTTCTAGAACCCAAACGCTTTTTGTGCAAATCAAATCTATACCCAGGGTTAGCTTCACTCGTTAACGCAGTATTCATGTCCTGTATTTAGATTTAACAATGACCACCTAAGTTGTAATTACTTGAGAACTTGACAAACGCCAGACGTAAACAAAGCCTCGTTCATTTCGTTTACTTTCGCAATTAGCCCGTTCTTTTTTACTCCATCGAACAGTAAGCGATAACAATGTGTTAGATATCACTAAGAGCACTTAACAATTAAGTATTATTTTAGAGTAAAATGGATGCAGGACCTACCGTGTCATAGGGCTGTTTATATGTGGAAATCGCTGTTGATTTTTTGGGTGAAACCTCGGCGCAAGAGGTAAGCCAGTTCCCCATCGTGGAGAGATAACTCGATCTGGAACGCCTTTAGAAGGAAACATCTGTCTCAGTGTGGACCACTCTTCACATCTAGTTGCTTGAGTAGAAGGATACCACTTTTCTTCTTCAAGATGCCGTGAAAAAGTCTTCAACGAAGGTTGTGTTTCGCGTTTCCAATGATTGTCGACAGCCATGTCTGGAGGTCCGCTGATAAATTTTGACCGCTGAACAGGAGCGTTACTTCTTAGGTCCAGAGGATCGTGTCTTTTGTTTACCCACACAACATCGTTTCTTTCTGGTTGTATTATAGCGGAATTTTTGTACCCATAGAGCAACCCACCAATTGATTCTGCAGCCATTTCTGAAATTCCTAGGTCCTGTCGACTTCAAGACTTTCCTGTTGCTAGGCAACGCTCAGCTGGCACTCGGAACCGGAAATTCCAGAACAAATGTCCTGAATAGTCTCTTGCTCAGTCTCTTACGGCAAAGGGCGCCTTTCCGTTTTCTGTGGTGTCAGGATTTCGCGAACGACCTCGTTCACTGATAAAAAAGTGCACGAAGTTAAAGACGCGCTGATTATTCTTCTAATGGGGCTCAGGTAAGTTTAAACCCGTTGGACTGGCTCTTTTCGATTTCATTTCGTTTCCTTCATTCTTAACGCCCAATCCTTCGCTCCTTCTTCCAGCCTTTTGgtctttcaagaatttttgatCGTATGTATTGGCTGAGGCTACGAATTATTGGAAGAAAATTTTCCCtatgaaattttgcaaatttcgTAAACAACCGAAAAACTATTGAAATAGTTTGAATTTGATCAAATACCAGTCTGAGAGGCGATTGGACGAGAACAGTTGAATGGCACTTGAGGCCACGTGGTCGTCTCAAATGATTGACTTTCAGCTCTTCGTGTTTATCTTAGCATTATCGCTGTCGTCTGCATGTGACTTTTGCAtgttaatttacattttcttacTCTTTGTGTCAGCAAGAAAGACATCGTCACCTTAAAATGTGGCCAGAGATCTCTGTCACGACAATTTTCGTGTTTGGTGTCGTTCTATCGTCCACGCAGAAGAGATCAGTTCCTGTGAATGAGTGGAAAGCAGGCAAAGAGTTTGAAGGTTAGATTTCTGAATGTTGAGCGCAGAGTGCGAGGAATAATTTTAGAATGCAACGTATTAGCTCACTCCAATttaaaaacagagaaatttgACACCACCTCAACCACTAACAAATCTGATGTTCTAAGTCGAGATAAATCGCTCTCCAAGGCACAAAAATCTAATGAATCTTTCATTCGGAATAATTTAACTTTGCAAACCAGTGTCAGTATCAGTCGTTGTACATTTTGATATTCCAGAAAGCGAAAGGTCACTGAAGGAGCGATGTCGATTTCACAATTATGCCTAAAATGCTTCAATACTCAGTTAGAAATTTCATGCTGCGTTTGATAAACGCTAAAACTGGCTTAACAGCTCTCTCAAAATGTTTGGATGCTAAGAATAAAATATTCTAAGCGTGAACCCACTGAAGTGAGACAGTTCATTGACTTTGACGAGCAAACTGGAAAACGATAAAAACTAATGGGTGACGTTTTGATAAAATATAGACATTACTTTTTTAGTTTGTATGATAGTCTCTTATAGgtgaactttgttttatttttctgagcTGTAACAAAGGTTCAATACGCGTCCACCTTTTTGGCAAGGTTTGCAAGGGGAATTATGTTGTTTTGGGGGTATTAATTTAATTATCTTGAAAACTCAATCACTTTTGTTCTACTGTAATTGTAACGTGGTATTTTTTAATATTCCGCCTTACGAAAACAATCGGACGGAACAATGTGGTGTAAAAATTCTGCTCTCAAGCAACATGAAGGATTAGACAGGAAGCGCTTAAAAAATCATCAATTCACGTTTAGAGCTTTTACTAAAGATTAAACTGCAGATTACTTTAGTTTAATAGGCAGACAACATCGTagacaggtaatttagtgttaacaaccgggttgaaaacgtaaattagccaccgtaaagggtaaaaaagctgacgtttcgagcgttagcccttcgtcagagcgattgatcGTAGACATCTCCCACTATAAATGAGCCTCAATCTTTCTGCACGTTAGCAGCCCATGCACGCTTACCATGAAAATTTTGTCGAGAGAGATAGTTGACATATAGGTTTTGTatgaactgaaagaaaattaaaagaaaacatccgTCGCTGGGAGGCAATAATATAGTTGGTGACCTTTTTCAAATATCAGGATTGGGGAAAATATACAGGTAACGGGTAATAGACGAACAGTTTCCTTTGTAAAAGGCAAGAACTGTTTCAATTGTTTCAATTGCAATCTGATTTTCTCGAAATTTCCATGAGTAATGTTCTGGAATTACCTCTGTCAAGTGTCCGTGATGCATATTTACTAACCATTTAGGAGATCTTTGACACGTTGAGGCTTGGAGCGTCCATTTAACGCCAAAATGACTCGGTAGGCACCACATGCGGTCTTAAGAAAGTATGTGTCAGAAAATGTGCGGCGGTAAACATGATTTTATCGTTGCTAAAAGAGTACGTGTGAAAATATACGTCTTTCTGCAGTTTGCAATTTTGGTGAAGGAACCTAACAGTTcgaaaactgttttctttttttcttccaattaGTTCGACTGTCGCGTGGGTTCGCTCCTTACGCTGGTCAGGTGGTCGTTTTCCATCAAGGGGTCTGGAGCACAGTTTGCGACGACGCCTGGGACGAGAGCGATGCTTTTGTTGTATGCCGAGAGTTAGGTTATCCTAACGTTACCTTGGTAACAAGAGGATCTTTCTTTGGTCAAGCGGGG is from Pocillopora verrucosa isolate sample1 chromosome 7, ASM3666991v2, whole genome shotgun sequence and encodes:
- the LOC131774329 gene encoding uncharacterized protein, with amino-acid sequence MAAESIGGLLYGYKNSAIIQPERNDVVWVNKRHDPLDLRSNAPVQRSKFISGPPDMAVDNHWKRETQPSLKTFSRHLEEEKWYPSTQATRCEEWSTLRQMFPSKGVPDRVISPRWGTGLPLAPRFHPKNQQRFPHINSPMTRYVDDMHLTNRLFKLH